A genomic region of Antennarius striatus isolate MH-2024 chromosome 4, ASM4005453v1, whole genome shotgun sequence contains the following coding sequences:
- the mterf2 gene encoding transcription termination factor 2, mitochondrial, translating to MLRLAMRSVCLQCQCVTALPLNIRTCTTLSSSENQQTVKDLYDLSADVQKIRKFKGWVLQQSPAYTKEVAELLKDMGASGAVVAQILTGHPEAVLYHPEQMQTQRKLWMSVCPNQKELIGIIEKFPASFFTPSSYYDNQQNNITYFQTLNLNKRIITKLMASAPQNFSRPVEHNEVMVNTLQQVYLELGGEEANMKVWLQKLLSQNPFVLLKSSEVLRKNLLFLRDKGFNTAELLQLLSKLRGFVTELNPDSMCQTMRYSQDTLGCSEERLRDIIVKCPALLYYTESILAERVKNLLSAGISISQILDTPTVLELTTQIVIYRIQQLRSRGYDVRTGSLAVLNGTKKDFEVSCGKLQLRRERPIFNPVAPLK from the coding sequence ATGTTGCGTTTGGCCATGAGATCTGTCTGCCTCCAGTGCCAATGTGTCACAGCTCTACCGTTAAACATCAGGACATGTACAACACTGAGCTCATCGGAGAACCAACAAACTGTGAAAGATCTTTACGATCTCTCTGCAGATGTTCAGAAGATCCGTAAATTTAAAGGCTGGGTCCTGCAGCAGAGCCCAGCATATACTAAAGAGGTAGCTGAGCTGTTGAAGGACATGGGAGCCTCGGGCGCCGTTGTCGCCCAGATCCTAACAGGTCACCCAGAAGCGGTCCTCTATCACCCAGAGCAGATGCAGACTCAGAGGAAGCTGTGGATGTCTGTGTGCCCAAATCAGAAAGAATTGATTGGTATCATCGAGAAATTCCCAGCCTCCTTTTTCACTCCCTCCAGCTATTATGACAACCAGCAGAACAACATCACTTATTTCCAGACCTTAAACCTCAACAAGAGAATAATCACCAAGCTAATGGCCAGTGCGCCCCAGAATTTCAGCCGACCCGTGGAACATAATGAGGTGATGGTGAACACGCTCCAGCAGGTCTACCTGGAGCTTGGGGGAGAGGAGGCCAACATGAAGGTCTGGCTTCAGAAGCTGCTGAGCCAGAACCCGTTTGTACTCCTCAAGTCTTCCGAGGTGCTGAGGAAGAACTTGCTGTTCTTGAGGGACAAAGGATTCAACACAGCAGAGCTTCTCCAACTTCTGTCCAAACTCAGGGGCTTTGTCACCGAACTGAATCCAGACAGCATGTGTCAAACTATGAGATATTCtcaggacaccctaggctgcTCCGAAGAAAGGCTGCGAGACATCATTGTCAAATGCCCAGCTCTGCTTTACTACACTGAATCTATTTTGGCCGAGCGTGTTAAGAACCTACTCAGTGCTGGTATTAGTATATCTCAGATCTTAGACACTCCAACGGTTTTAGAGCTGACCACTCAGATAGTTATTTATCGTATCCAGCAACTAAGGTCACGTGGGTATGATGTAAGGACAGGTAGTCTGGCCGTCCTTAATGGCACCAAGAAAGACTTTGAAGTAAGCTGTGGGAAACTACAGCTACGTAGAGAAAGACCTATTTTTAATCCTGTTGCCCCTTTAAAATAA